In the genome of Tsukamurella tyrosinosolvens, one region contains:
- a CDS encoding sensor histidine kinase, which translates to MSAPRSDARRTRRPRSGFTTRLFIAQTIVIAAGAGASALVAWTVAPHLFHTHMAHAGLPTTSPQAKHVEEAFASSLVVSVSVALLSSVVLALVVSWLITRRVRRSIGAVVTSTANIAAGNHAIRVPPSRLGREFSDLTRSVNRLAEQIDTTEEIRQQMLSDLAHELRTPITTITAQIEAAEDGIRTPGAQMYGVIRSATGRLKRLADDIDAVSRAGERQLRVEAEPTAVNDITTAAVREAQPGYDAVGIHLGLGPTTTDLVDADRARIGQTLANLLSNARRHTPPGGSVTVSSRRRDHNLIDIIVEDTGEGIASEHLPHIFDRFYRTDTSRSRDAGGSGIGLTIARALAEAHDGSLTATSRGPGQGAQFTLTLPVYKRRNTKREHPPPEPGTASSPLPRPPLQRTPQRIPARKTNR; encoded by the coding sequence ATGAGCGCGCCCCGATCCGACGCACGGCGCACCCGTCGCCCACGTTCGGGGTTCACCACCAGGCTGTTCATCGCCCAGACCATCGTCATCGCCGCTGGCGCTGGGGCCTCCGCGCTGGTGGCGTGGACTGTCGCACCGCACCTGTTCCACACCCACATGGCCCACGCCGGCCTGCCGACCACCTCACCCCAAGCCAAACACGTCGAGGAGGCGTTCGCCTCCTCACTGGTGGTATCCGTCTCGGTCGCCCTGTTGAGCTCCGTGGTCCTCGCACTGGTCGTCAGCTGGCTGATCACCCGCCGCGTCCGACGCTCCATCGGCGCCGTGGTGACCTCGACGGCGAACATCGCCGCCGGCAACCACGCCATTCGCGTCCCGCCCAGCCGCCTGGGCCGCGAATTCAGCGACCTGACCCGCAGCGTCAACCGACTCGCCGAGCAAATCGATACCACCGAAGAGATCCGCCAGCAGATGCTCTCCGACCTCGCCCATGAACTCCGGACGCCGATCACCACCATCACCGCCCAAATCGAAGCCGCCGAGGACGGCATCCGCACGCCGGGCGCGCAAATGTACGGCGTCATCCGCAGCGCCACCGGCCGCCTCAAGCGACTCGCTGACGACATCGACGCCGTCTCCCGCGCCGGCGAACGACAACTACGCGTCGAAGCAGAGCCGACCGCGGTCAACGACATCACCACCGCCGCGGTCCGAGAAGCGCAACCCGGCTACGACGCCGTAGGTATCCACCTCGGCCTCGGACCCACCACCACCGACCTCGTCGACGCCGACCGTGCCCGCATCGGCCAGACCCTCGCGAACCTGCTCAGCAACGCACGCCGACACACCCCACCGGGAGGCAGCGTCACGGTCAGCAGCCGCCGCCGCGACCACAACCTCATCGACATCATCGTCGAGGACACAGGCGAAGGCATCGCCAGCGAACACCTCCCACACATCTTCGACCGCTTCTACCGCACCGACACCTCTCGCAGCCGCGACGCCGGCGGCAGCGGTATCGGCCTGACTATCGCCCGCGCGCTCGCCGAGGCCCACGACGGATCCCTCACCGCCACCAGCCGCGGCCCCGGACAAGGCGCCCAGTTCACCCTGACCCTGCCGGTCTACAAACGCCGCAACACCAAGCGAGAACACCCACCACCGGAACCCGGTACAGCCTCGAGCCCACTACCCCGACCGCCCCTTCAACGAACCCCACAGAGAATCCCTGCCAGAAAGACGAACCGATGA
- a CDS encoding TlpA disulfide reductase family protein, with product MIAVLVVAMLLGGCVQLSDRARDGGIIAPDGKARHFYPPERRSVVGELSGRSVTDPGATLRLSDYAGKVVVINVWGSWCAPCRLEAPALEKVYTARKSKGVQFLGIDVRETAGDDAARDFIRSHGLTYPSIYDPPGKTLLALGEQYPTTVVPMTFVLDRQHRVAAAYLTTIDEKTLTDAVDRVAGEG from the coding sequence GTGATCGCGGTGCTTGTGGTCGCGATGCTGCTCGGCGGGTGCGTTCAGCTCAGCGACCGGGCACGCGATGGCGGGATCATCGCTCCGGATGGCAAGGCCAGGCACTTCTACCCGCCCGAGCGGCGCAGCGTCGTCGGTGAGCTGTCCGGACGTAGTGTCACTGATCCCGGGGCCACGCTGCGACTGTCGGACTACGCCGGAAAGGTCGTGGTGATCAACGTCTGGGGCTCCTGGTGCGCCCCCTGTCGTCTCGAGGCTCCTGCTCTGGAAAAGGTGTACACGGCGCGCAAGTCCAAGGGTGTGCAGTTTCTCGGTATCGACGTTCGTGAAACCGCCGGCGACGATGCGGCGCGGGACTTCATCCGCTCCCACGGGCTGACCTATCCGTCGATCTACGATCCCCCTGGCAAGACGCTGCTCGCGCTCGGTGAGCAGTACCCGACCACAGTAGTGCCGATGACCTTCGTCCTTGATCGGCAGCATCGCGTGGCCGCGGCATACCTGACGACGATCGACGAGAAGACCCTCACCGATGCCGTGGACCGCGTCGCCGGGGAGGGCTGA
- a CDS encoding PLP-dependent cysteine synthase family protein encodes MPARSLLDIGPVSERPAALVGNTPVMRIAEPFAPAGHGFWAKLEGFNPGGMKDRPALHMIERAKARGDLTTGARIVESTSGTLGLGLALAGIVHDHPVTLVTDPGLEPILTQMLAAYGAEVDLVTEPHPAGGWQQARRDRVCEHLAADPTAWCPDQYTNPDNVSAYQPLALELLTQLGHIDVLVCSVGTGGHSAGVSRTLRQFLPDLQLVGVDTIGSTIFGQPAHKRLMRGLGSSIYPENVDYSAFSEVHWVAPEESVWACRTLASTHYATGGWSVGAVAQVAGWIAGTRSPDTVVAAIFPDGPQRYYGTVYSDAYCHANNIDPTLAPPLAPITIADPARTVVTRWSRTTNVRNPLTVV; translated from the coding sequence TTGCCCGCCCGGTCGCTCCTCGACATCGGACCTGTCTCGGAGCGCCCGGCGGCCCTGGTCGGCAACACTCCGGTGATGCGGATCGCCGAACCGTTCGCGCCGGCCGGGCACGGGTTCTGGGCCAAACTCGAGGGGTTCAATCCCGGCGGCATGAAGGACCGCCCTGCCCTGCACATGATCGAACGGGCCAAGGCACGGGGGGATCTCACGACGGGCGCACGGATCGTGGAGTCGACCAGCGGCACGCTCGGGCTCGGCCTGGCGCTCGCGGGCATCGTGCACGATCATCCGGTGACGCTGGTGACCGACCCGGGGCTGGAGCCGATCCTGACGCAGATGCTCGCCGCCTACGGCGCCGAGGTCGACCTGGTGACGGAACCTCATCCGGCGGGCGGATGGCAGCAAGCCCGACGCGACCGGGTCTGTGAGCACCTGGCTGCGGACCCGACCGCGTGGTGCCCGGACCAGTACACCAACCCGGACAACGTCAGCGCCTATCAGCCGCTGGCCCTCGAGCTGCTGACCCAGCTCGGGCACATCGATGTGCTCGTCTGCTCGGTCGGCACCGGCGGACACTCGGCCGGGGTCAGCCGCACCCTGCGGCAGTTCCTGCCGGACCTGCAACTCGTCGGAGTCGACACCATCGGATCGACGATCTTCGGCCAGCCCGCGCACAAGCGACTCATGCGTGGCCTTGGCTCGAGCATCTATCCGGAGAACGTCGACTACTCGGCGTTCTCGGAAGTGCACTGGGTCGCGCCCGAGGAGTCGGTGTGGGCGTGCCGGACCTTGGCATCGACGCACTACGCGACCGGCGGCTGGAGCGTCGGTGCGGTAGCCCAGGTCGCCGGGTGGATCGCCGGCACCCGCTCGCCGGACACGGTCGTTGCTGCGATCTTCCCCGACGGCCCCCAGCGCTACTACGGAACCGTCTACAGCGACGCCTACTGCCACGCCAACAACATCGACCCGACGCTCGCACCACCGTTGGCGCCGATCACCATCGCCGACCCAGCCAGGACCGTGGTCACCCGCTGGTCCCGCACCACCAACGTCCGCAACCCGCTGACCGTCGTATGA
- a CDS encoding MFS transporter: MATFRTFDRPSQVLMVNQFTINLGFYMLMPYLAGYLAGPVGLAGWAIGLVLGIRNFSQQGMFLIGGTLADRLGFKPLIVAGCLLRTIGFVLLATVESLPALLIASVATGFAGALFNPAVRAYLAADAGDRRIEAFAIFNIFYQGGILIGPLVGVALMAFDFQVTSAVAAGVFGVLTVAQILALPRDRRDRRATAEPRPSVLADWRTVASNRRFVLFSCAMIGSYVLSFQVYLALPLHAASITSSEQASTYLVAAVFVVTGVIAVAGQLRITAWFRSRFGPTRSLSLGMALMTVAFVPLLAVPTATLTGQVAAIAALLLAAAGLAIATATVFPFEMDTVVSLSGNRLVATHYGLYNTVVGVGILAGNLGTGALMSLGDRLGFPALIWLVLIIVGSGAALALRALHRAGALSVPDPAAREADVAAAAGMHRR, from the coding sequence ATCGCCACGTTCCGGACCTTCGACCGGCCCAGCCAGGTGTTGATGGTCAACCAATTCACCATCAACCTGGGCTTCTACATGCTCATGCCCTACCTAGCCGGATACCTCGCTGGCCCCGTCGGGCTCGCCGGCTGGGCGATCGGGTTGGTGCTGGGAATTCGGAACTTCTCCCAGCAAGGGATGTTCCTCATCGGCGGCACCCTCGCCGACCGACTCGGCTTCAAGCCGCTCATCGTCGCCGGGTGCCTACTGCGGACCATCGGGTTCGTACTGCTGGCGACGGTCGAATCGCTGCCTGCACTGCTAATCGCATCCGTAGCTACCGGATTCGCCGGGGCACTGTTCAACCCCGCGGTGCGCGCGTACCTGGCCGCTGACGCCGGAGACCGGCGCATCGAAGCCTTCGCGATCTTCAACATCTTCTACCAGGGCGGCATCCTGATCGGCCCGCTGGTCGGGGTAGCGTTGATGGCCTTCGACTTCCAGGTGACATCGGCGGTCGCCGCTGGGGTCTTCGGCGTGCTGACCGTCGCGCAGATCCTGGCTCTGCCACGCGATCGGCGCGACCGCAGAGCCACAGCCGAGCCGCGGCCGTCGGTGCTTGCCGACTGGCGGACCGTGGCCAGCAACCGGCGGTTCGTGCTGTTCTCGTGCGCGATGATCGGCTCCTACGTGCTCTCTTTCCAGGTCTATCTAGCGCTGCCACTGCACGCGGCGTCGATCACCAGCAGCGAGCAAGCGTCGACCTACCTTGTGGCGGCCGTATTCGTGGTAACCGGTGTGATCGCCGTGGCCGGGCAGCTGCGGATCACCGCTTGGTTCCGGAGCCGGTTCGGGCCCACCCGCAGCCTCAGCCTCGGGATGGCGCTCATGACGGTGGCGTTCGTGCCGCTACTAGCAGTGCCGACCGCAACGCTGACCGGGCAGGTCGCCGCCATCGCGGCGCTGTTGCTGGCGGCAGCGGGCCTGGCGATAGCCACGGCGACCGTCTTCCCATTCGAGATGGACACGGTCGTCAGCCTCTCCGGCAATCGACTCGTCGCTACCCACTACGGGCTCTACAACACGGTGGTCGGCGTGGGGATCCTGGCCGGCAACCTCGGCACCGGGGCGCTCATGTCATTGGGGGACCGGCTCGGGTTCCCGGCGCTGATCTGGCTGGTGCTCATCATCGTCGGTTCCGGCGCGGCACTCGCGTTGCGGGCGCTCCATCGAGCCGGCGCACTGAGTGTGCCCGATCCCGCGGCCCGCGAAGCGGACGTGGCCGCTGCGGCGGGAATGCATCGTCGGTGA
- a CDS encoding response regulator transcription factor: MDAIVAEPKPTAVTEPRPKLGLRAMVVEDEPDLAEVIADYLQRSGFDVEITGDGAAAVAAAHRTPPDVVVLDLGLPSLDGVEVCRQLRTFSDAYVVMVTARADEVDTLVGLSVGADDYLTKPFSPRELIARIEAMLRRPRAGTVNGPAMPQGAERRIGDLLIDPNGREVSVAGRPAALTRTEFDLLDVLSRRPGMVFSRDQLLAELWGPTWVGDAHVVDVHIASLRRKLGDTTTERRYIRTIRGIGYRMGDGRSKQ; this comes from the coding sequence ATGGATGCGATTGTTGCCGAGCCCAAGCCGACGGCGGTGACCGAACCGCGGCCGAAGCTGGGCCTGCGCGCGATGGTTGTCGAGGACGAGCCGGACCTCGCCGAGGTCATCGCCGACTACCTTCAGCGCAGTGGTTTCGATGTCGAGATCACCGGCGATGGAGCGGCCGCAGTCGCCGCCGCGCACCGAACTCCACCGGATGTCGTCGTCCTCGACCTCGGGCTGCCCTCGCTCGACGGTGTCGAAGTGTGCCGGCAACTGCGCACCTTCTCGGACGCCTACGTTGTCATGGTCACCGCCCGCGCCGACGAAGTCGACACTCTGGTCGGCCTGTCCGTCGGGGCGGACGACTATCTGACCAAACCGTTCAGCCCGCGGGAGCTGATCGCCCGAATCGAAGCAATGCTGCGCCGCCCCCGCGCCGGAACCGTCAACGGGCCCGCCATGCCCCAGGGCGCGGAGCGCCGCATCGGGGATCTGCTAATCGACCCGAACGGTCGGGAGGTGAGCGTCGCCGGTAGACCCGCGGCTCTCACCCGCACCGAGTTCGACCTTCTCGACGTCCTCTCCCGCCGCCCGGGCATGGTGTTCAGCCGCGACCAACTGCTCGCCGAACTCTGGGGACCGACCTGGGTCGGCGATGCACACGTCGTCGACGTCCACATCGCCAGCCTGCGTCGCAAGCTCGGCGACACCACCACCGAGCGGCGTTACATCCGCACCATCCGCGGCATCGGTTACCGAATGGGTGACGGCCGGTCGAAGCAATGA
- the lnt gene encoding apolipoprotein N-acyltransferase, translating into MFISFPPTALWGAAPVGVALVVAAVWGCGIGQALLYGYAAGLAFFLPLLPWVGIYVGAGPWIALAAVEAVAVAVFGALVSRMVVLPGYPLWCACAWTATEALRSRLPFGGFPWGKLAFGQTDGPLVQLAAIASAPAVSFAVALIGCSGFAVVRAALRRSPRAAVRASLGGILPFAGAALLIALPAYEPRASVTVAVIQGNVPRLGLDFNAQRAAVLENHLRRTEDLASAIESGQMPRPAMIVWPENASDIDPLRDRQVRARIDETVNRLGVPVLVGAVLSADDGTSRNVSIVWNPGSGPGQQHIKRRLVPFGEYLPMRPLATRLSAYADKAGRFVPGDGDGIVTLAGIPTAAAICYEVAFDDLVRESVRGGAQLITVPTNNATFGRTAMSYQQLAMSRLRAIEHRRTVLIAATSGVSAVVTPDGTVTDQSALFSADTLIATVPLDDRLTLATRWGALPEAVTSALAAAALIAATVIKRRARRTTGLKQSVPADTTPVPIDEQKTP; encoded by the coding sequence ATGTTCATCTCGTTCCCACCCACCGCGCTGTGGGGAGCGGCGCCGGTCGGTGTCGCGCTCGTGGTCGCCGCCGTGTGGGGCTGCGGAATCGGCCAAGCCCTGCTGTACGGCTACGCCGCGGGGCTGGCGTTCTTCCTGCCCTTGCTTCCGTGGGTAGGCATCTACGTTGGGGCTGGGCCGTGGATCGCGCTCGCCGCGGTCGAAGCCGTCGCGGTAGCGGTGTTCGGCGCCTTGGTCAGCCGGATGGTGGTTCTCCCCGGCTACCCGCTGTGGTGCGCCTGCGCGTGGACAGCGACGGAGGCACTGCGCAGCCGCCTGCCATTCGGCGGGTTCCCTTGGGGAAAGTTGGCGTTCGGGCAGACCGATGGGCCTCTCGTACAGTTGGCCGCGATCGCCAGCGCACCGGCCGTCTCGTTCGCGGTCGCCCTCATCGGGTGCTCCGGTTTCGCCGTGGTCCGCGCGGCACTGCGGAGGTCACCGCGCGCTGCTGTCCGTGCGTCGCTTGGTGGCATCCTCCCGTTCGCCGGCGCAGCACTCCTAATCGCGCTACCAGCGTACGAACCGCGAGCGAGCGTGACCGTTGCGGTGATCCAAGGCAACGTTCCCCGCCTAGGACTGGACTTCAATGCTCAGCGTGCCGCAGTGCTCGAGAATCACCTACGACGCACCGAGGACCTCGCCAGTGCCATCGAATCTGGCCAGATGCCCCGGCCCGCCATGATCGTCTGGCCCGAGAACGCCTCGGATATCGACCCGCTGCGCGATCGGCAGGTGCGCGCGCGGATCGATGAGACGGTCAACAGGCTCGGCGTACCTGTCCTCGTCGGTGCAGTGCTCTCCGCCGACGACGGCACATCACGCAACGTCTCCATCGTCTGGAACCCCGGCTCCGGTCCTGGACAGCAACACATCAAGCGGCGACTGGTGCCCTTCGGGGAGTACCTACCGATGCGGCCGCTCGCGACCCGCCTGTCCGCATACGCCGACAAGGCCGGCCGGTTCGTGCCTGGCGATGGTGACGGCATTGTCACCCTCGCTGGCATACCGACCGCGGCTGCCATCTGCTACGAAGTGGCCTTCGACGACCTCGTCCGTGAATCTGTACGCGGTGGAGCCCAGCTGATCACCGTGCCCACTAACAACGCGACCTTCGGCCGCACGGCCATGTCGTACCAACAACTGGCGATGTCCCGACTGCGGGCCATCGAGCACCGCCGCACCGTCCTGATCGCCGCGACGAGTGGCGTCAGCGCTGTCGTGACCCCGGACGGGACGGTCACCGACCAGTCCGCACTGTTCAGCGCGGATACTCTGATCGCGACTGTTCCCCTCGACGACCGGCTCACACTCGCCACCCGCTGGGGCGCGTTGCCCGAAGCGGTCACGTCCGCCCTGGCCGCTGCGGCCCTGATCGCCGCAACGGTGATCAAACGGCGCGCACGTCGCACCACCGGTCTCAAACAGTCGGTCCCCGCCGATACGACGCCCGTGCCCATCGACGAGCAGAAGACACCATGA
- a CDS encoding cytochrome c biogenesis CcdA family protein, translated as MGQAFADAAVSGPLILAIGACLLAGLVSFASPCIVPLVPGYLSYLAGLVGAEAPATSIAELGGSGKAVDRSGRWRVLGAAALFVGGFTAAFLLMTMSVFGLAATIRLNAETLMRIGGGITIIMGLAFIGLVPALAREVRFAPRPWTTLAGAPLLGGVFALGWTPCIGPTLAGIMSIIVGTNAAPARGAALVVAYCVGLGLPFIALAVGSTAAVRAVGWLRRNSRRIQVAGGVLMIAVGLALVTGYWSDFVDMVRRLFVSNIVMPI; from the coding sequence ATGGGACAAGCCTTTGCCGACGCCGCCGTGTCAGGTCCGCTGATCCTGGCGATCGGGGCATGCCTGCTCGCCGGGTTGGTGTCCTTCGCCTCGCCGTGCATCGTGCCCCTTGTTCCCGGCTACTTGTCGTACCTCGCGGGGCTGGTCGGCGCCGAGGCTCCAGCGACGTCGATCGCAGAGCTCGGCGGCAGCGGAAAGGCGGTAGACCGGTCCGGTCGGTGGAGAGTGCTCGGCGCAGCCGCGTTGTTCGTCGGCGGGTTCACAGCGGCCTTCCTCTTGATGACGATGTCGGTGTTTGGTCTGGCGGCGACGATTCGGCTCAATGCAGAGACGCTGATGCGGATAGGTGGGGGAATCACCATCATCATGGGCTTGGCGTTCATCGGATTGGTCCCGGCACTTGCCCGCGAGGTGCGTTTTGCGCCACGACCCTGGACCACGCTTGCCGGTGCCCCGCTGCTGGGCGGGGTGTTCGCGCTCGGCTGGACTCCCTGTATCGGTCCCACCCTGGCGGGGATCATGTCGATCATTGTGGGCACCAACGCAGCGCCGGCACGCGGTGCCGCGCTGGTGGTGGCCTACTGCGTAGGCCTGGGCCTGCCGTTCATCGCACTCGCCGTCGGATCGACCGCCGCGGTGCGGGCCGTCGGATGGCTTCGCCGCAACAGCCGACGCATCCAGGTCGCCGGCGGCGTGCTCATGATCGCCGTCGGACTCGCCCTGGTCACCGGCTACTGGTCCGACTTCGTCGACATGGTCCGGCGGCTCTTCGTCTCCAACATCGTCATGCCGATCTGA
- a CDS encoding multicopper oxidase family protein encodes MTPVTRRTALFGGLAALSVGALAACGDKTASTPSGASRALQGPPLQATPQAGQKVVETTLTARETTVDLGGITARTWAYDDALPGKVLRANAGDFLRVTLDNKLPADTTIHWHGIRLRNEADGVPGVTQDAVRPGGRFVYEFTAPDAGTHYFHPHVGAQLDRALYAPIIIDDPNEPGAFDAEWIVVLDDWTDGIGKNPDQILADFQAKTGPLQTGMGGMGGMDHSSMPGMGSSPLGDAGDVVYPHYLINGRIPTAPTEFRAKPGQRIRLRIINAGSDTVFRVALGGHTMTVTHTDGHRVNDMQARALFVAMGERYDVTVTAGDGAFPLVAAAEGKKGQALAVLRTGSGAAPAADIRPAELDGPVLLGATELTAADSARLPDAQPDSTIKVTLNGQMDPYAWGINGKKHGEDTPLRVSKGQRLRMQITNETMMLHPMHIHGHTWGLPGSGGLRKDTVLIKPMGSVEVDLDADNPGTWALHCHNIYHMEMGMMTTLKYT; translated from the coding sequence ATGACACCGGTGACCAGACGAACAGCCCTCTTCGGCGGTCTCGCCGCGCTCAGCGTCGGCGCGCTCGCCGCATGTGGCGACAAGACCGCCAGCACGCCGAGTGGTGCCTCTCGTGCGCTGCAAGGACCGCCACTACAGGCCACACCCCAGGCCGGACAGAAGGTCGTTGAGACGACCCTCACCGCGCGCGAGACCACCGTAGACCTCGGCGGTATCACCGCCCGTACCTGGGCCTACGACGACGCCCTCCCCGGCAAGGTCCTGCGCGCCAACGCCGGAGACTTCCTCCGCGTCACCCTCGACAACAAGCTTCCCGCCGACACCACCATCCACTGGCATGGCATCCGCCTGCGTAACGAAGCTGACGGCGTTCCCGGCGTCACCCAGGATGCTGTGCGCCCCGGGGGGCGATTCGTCTACGAGTTCACCGCCCCGGACGCCGGCACCCACTACTTCCATCCCCACGTCGGTGCCCAACTCGACCGTGCCCTCTACGCTCCGATCATCATCGACGACCCCAATGAACCAGGCGCCTTCGACGCCGAGTGGATCGTCGTCCTCGACGACTGGACCGACGGCATCGGCAAGAACCCTGACCAGATCCTTGCCGACTTCCAAGCCAAGACCGGACCTTTGCAGACCGGAATGGGCGGGATGGGTGGCATGGACCACTCCTCGATGCCTGGCATGGGAAGCTCTCCGCTGGGCGATGCTGGCGACGTGGTCTACCCGCACTACCTCATCAACGGCCGAATCCCTACGGCGCCGACCGAGTTCCGCGCCAAGCCCGGACAACGCATCCGCCTGCGGATCATCAACGCCGGCTCCGACACCGTCTTCCGGGTCGCCCTTGGCGGTCACACGATGACCGTCACCCACACCGACGGACACAGGGTCAACGACATGCAGGCCCGCGCGCTCTTCGTCGCTATGGGGGAACGCTACGACGTGACCGTCACCGCAGGCGACGGCGCGTTTCCGCTAGTCGCCGCCGCCGAAGGTAAGAAGGGCCAGGCTCTGGCAGTCCTGCGCACAGGCTCCGGCGCCGCACCCGCCGCCGACATTCGCCCCGCGGAACTGGACGGCCCGGTCCTGCTCGGCGCCACCGAACTCACCGCCGCCGACTCCGCGCGCCTTCCTGACGCCCAGCCCGACTCCACGATCAAGGTCACTCTCAACGGCCAGATGGACCCGTACGCCTGGGGCATCAACGGCAAGAAGCACGGCGAAGACACGCCTCTGCGCGTCAGCAAGGGCCAGCGACTGCGGATGCAGATCACCAACGAAACGATGATGCTCCACCCCATGCATATCCACGGCCACACCTGGGGCCTCCCCGGCAGTGGCGGACTGCGCAAGGACACGGTGCTCATCAAGCCCATGGGCTCGGTCGAGGTCGACCTCGACGCGGACAACCCCGGAACCTGGGCCCTGCACTGCCACAACATCTATCACATGGAGATGGGCATGATGACCACCCTCAAGTACACCTGA